A genomic stretch from Cardiocondyla obscurior isolate alpha-2009 linkage group LG10, Cobs3.1, whole genome shotgun sequence includes:
- the LOC139105885 gene encoding lymphotoxin beta receptor inhibitor isoform X1 — protein MRYCEVTIFSATKMHWTLCVLIIGSFGCKYILAQAQRVPPGVPPQHYQQAGQVPQHVHQQVPQQQYQVPVQQQVPMQQQVPMQQQVPMQQQVPVQQQVPMQQQVPMQQQVPMQQQVPMQQQVPGQHQQPHGHDHHGSPQILNTANIAHEKQHIAEHADIPIDTSKMSEQELQFHYFKMHDADNNNKLDGCELIKSLIHWHEQGGTQSGELNEKLFKDDELVQLIDPILSMDDGNNDGYIDYPEFIRAQQNAAANARP, from the exons ATGAGGTATTGCGAGGTTACGATCTTCTC TGCAACGAAGATGCATTGGACACTATGCGTGCTGATAATCGGGTCGTTCGGATGCAAATACATCCTTGCCCAAGCGCAGCGGGTTCCACCAGGTGTACCACCTCAGCATTATCAACAG GCTGGTCAAGTGCCACAGCATGTACACCAACAGGTACCGCAACAACAG TATCAAGTACCAGTGCAACAACAGGTTCCCATGCAACAACAAGTACCTATGCAACAACAAGTACCTATGCAACAACAAGTCCCTGTTCAACAGCAAGTACCCATGCAACAGCAGGTACCTATGCAACAGCAAGTACCTATGCAACAGCAAGTACCTATGCAGCAACAAGTGCCTGGTCAACATCAACAACCACATGGGCACGATCATCATGGGTCACCTCAAATACTTAACACTGCCAATATAGCTCATGAAAAACA acACATTGCTGAGCATGCTGATATTCCAATTGATACCAGTAAGATGTCAGAGCAGGAGCTGCAGTTCCACTATTTCAAAATGCATGATGCagataataacaataaattggATGGTTGTGAATTGATCAAATCTCTCATACATTGGCATG AACAAGGAGGCACACAGTCTGGTGAGCTAAACGAAAAGTTATTCAAGGATGACGAATTAGTTCAATTGATAGATCCGATACTCAGCATGGATGATGGTAATAATGATGGTTATATTGATTATCCTGAATTTATTCGAGCCCAGCAAAACGCTGCAGCTAATGCACGTCCATAG
- the LOC139105885 gene encoding lymphotoxin beta receptor inhibitor isoform X2, whose product MSATKMHWTLCVLIIGSFGCKYILAQAQRVPPGVPPQHYQQAGQVPQHVHQQVPQQQYQVPVQQQVPMQQQVPMQQQVPMQQQVPVQQQVPMQQQVPMQQQVPMQQQVPMQQQVPGQHQQPHGHDHHGSPQILNTANIAHEKQHIAEHADIPIDTSKMSEQELQFHYFKMHDADNNNKLDGCELIKSLIHWHEQGGTQSGELNEKLFKDDELVQLIDPILSMDDGNNDGYIDYPEFIRAQQNAAANARP is encoded by the exons ATGAG TGCAACGAAGATGCATTGGACACTATGCGTGCTGATAATCGGGTCGTTCGGATGCAAATACATCCTTGCCCAAGCGCAGCGGGTTCCACCAGGTGTACCACCTCAGCATTATCAACAG GCTGGTCAAGTGCCACAGCATGTACACCAACAGGTACCGCAACAACAG TATCAAGTACCAGTGCAACAACAGGTTCCCATGCAACAACAAGTACCTATGCAACAACAAGTACCTATGCAACAACAAGTCCCTGTTCAACAGCAAGTACCCATGCAACAGCAGGTACCTATGCAACAGCAAGTACCTATGCAACAGCAAGTACCTATGCAGCAACAAGTGCCTGGTCAACATCAACAACCACATGGGCACGATCATCATGGGTCACCTCAAATACTTAACACTGCCAATATAGCTCATGAAAAACA acACATTGCTGAGCATGCTGATATTCCAATTGATACCAGTAAGATGTCAGAGCAGGAGCTGCAGTTCCACTATTTCAAAATGCATGATGCagataataacaataaattggATGGTTGTGAATTGATCAAATCTCTCATACATTGGCATG AACAAGGAGGCACACAGTCTGGTGAGCTAAACGAAAAGTTATTCAAGGATGACGAATTAGTTCAATTGATAGATCCGATACTCAGCATGGATGATGGTAATAATGATGGTTATATTGATTATCCTGAATTTATTCGAGCCCAGCAAAACGCTGCAGCTAATGCACGTCCATAG
- the LOC139105885 gene encoding lymphotoxin beta receptor inhibitor isoform X3 translates to MHWTLCVLIIGSFGCKYILAQAQRVPPGVPPQHYQQAGQVPQHVHQQVPQQQYQVPVQQQVPMQQQVPMQQQVPMQQQVPVQQQVPMQQQVPMQQQVPMQQQVPMQQQVPGQHQQPHGHDHHGSPQILNTANIAHEKQHIAEHADIPIDTSKMSEQELQFHYFKMHDADNNNKLDGCELIKSLIHWHEQGGTQSGELNEKLFKDDELVQLIDPILSMDDGNNDGYIDYPEFIRAQQNAAANARP, encoded by the exons ATGCATTGGACACTATGCGTGCTGATAATCGGGTCGTTCGGATGCAAATACATCCTTGCCCAAGCGCAGCGGGTTCCACCAGGTGTACCACCTCAGCATTATCAACAG GCTGGTCAAGTGCCACAGCATGTACACCAACAGGTACCGCAACAACAG TATCAAGTACCAGTGCAACAACAGGTTCCCATGCAACAACAAGTACCTATGCAACAACAAGTACCTATGCAACAACAAGTCCCTGTTCAACAGCAAGTACCCATGCAACAGCAGGTACCTATGCAACAGCAAGTACCTATGCAACAGCAAGTACCTATGCAGCAACAAGTGCCTGGTCAACATCAACAACCACATGGGCACGATCATCATGGGTCACCTCAAATACTTAACACTGCCAATATAGCTCATGAAAAACA acACATTGCTGAGCATGCTGATATTCCAATTGATACCAGTAAGATGTCAGAGCAGGAGCTGCAGTTCCACTATTTCAAAATGCATGATGCagataataacaataaattggATGGTTGTGAATTGATCAAATCTCTCATACATTGGCATG AACAAGGAGGCACACAGTCTGGTGAGCTAAACGAAAAGTTATTCAAGGATGACGAATTAGTTCAATTGATAGATCCGATACTCAGCATGGATGATGGTAATAATGATGGTTATATTGATTATCCTGAATTTATTCGAGCCCAGCAAAACGCTGCAGCTAATGCACGTCCATAG
- the LOC139105875 gene encoding uncharacterized protein: MMLDGMRRVVPLIFVAWILSVNGDNAIKTNEKRHGGANDYQMCLESFDIHKDKIIRTQDSRDMGAKYLNVLDVDSRLDCLKYCCETERCDVFIFEEKKPSSCYLFQCGPLHDFKCKFTRHANYTSAVRTSYPIQNVQVEEEVRISQQEHELKSLRKSNEITSDYGFTETPGKPVVTQVSKVIQTTPTPIKLACSRNQYECRSSGDCIAIYNVCDGIPQCADGSDEAADLVCPTEKPTASPVIQAPHPPADYLRYQMLDQRKPLPPFYPGPEINPKNWDISNLAHQMSQPQNILYPGQPPVEIPQMRKNYGSSAYQWDYQPLYEPNKDPYVPVNTIREQHINPYEQQPHIFNHKGPGVIGNNEADRGPYMDSKHYSQHFPLSNKAWQENSVQYAQSIAPNLQLKQANDDVENVPLITTTPACDTSEEHKSEVTNESKDPVKKEEKHNTQLKNIKITEQITEKPTLLANTQITKHNHAKELKEHKTVIVIEEHAKPHEKTDIIAEHFQIIKNDVLKPKGAVVSLSLGLIATAIAAALIVCRLRVVKRRGRYGHGPFAHDADYLVNGMYL, translated from the exons ATGATGTTGGACGGAATGCGGCGAGTTGTGCCCTTAATCTTTGTCGCGTGGATCCTTTCCGTGAACGGCGACAACGCGATCAAAACGAACGAAAAGAGGCACGGTGGCGCAAACGATTATCAGATGTGCCTCGAAAGCTTCGACATTCACAAAGACAAGATTATTCGAACCCAAGACTCTCGCGATATGGGCGCAAAGTACCTGAACGTGCTGGACGTTGATTCTAGACTAGATTGTTTAAAGTACTGCTGCGAGACTGAACGCTGCGACGTGTTTATCTTTGAGGAGAAG AAACCAAGTAGTTGCTACCTTTTCCAATGCGGTCCTTTACACGACTTCAAGTGCAAATTTACAAGGCATGCTAATTACACCAGTGCTGTGCGAACAAGTTATCCTATACAGAATGTACAAGTGGAAGAGGAAGTTAGGATATCTCAACAGGAGCATGAATTGAAATCCCTGAG gaAAAGTAACGAGATTACGTCAGATTATGGATTTACAGAAACTCCTGGAAAACCTGTAGTTACTCAAGTATCAAAAGTGATACAAACTACACCAACACCAATCAAACTGG CTTGCTCTAGAAACCAGTATGAATGTCGTTCATCCGGAGATTGCATAGCTATATATAACGTTTGCGACGGTATCCCTCAATGTGCAGACGGTTCTGACGAAGCAGCAGATCTTGTGTGTCCCACAGAGAAGCCAACGGCTTCTCCAGTAATACAAGCGCCACATCCACCTGCCGATTATCTCCGATATCAAATGCTCGATCAACGTAAACCCCTACCGCCGTTTTATCCTGGACCAGAGATTAATCCTAAAAATTGGGATATATCAAATTTAGCTCATCAAATGTCGCAgccacaaaatattttatatcctGGACAACCGCCGGTAGAGATACCGCAGATGCGTAAGAATTATGGATCATCGGCATACCAATGGGATTATCAGCCTCTATATGAGCCAAATAAAGATCCTTATGTTCCTGTCAATACCATTCGTGAACAACATATAAATCCTTACGAAC AACAACCACATATATTTAATCACAAAGGTCCAGGCGTTATAGGAAACAATGAAGCAGatag GGGACCGTATATGGATTCCAAGCATTATTCTCAACATTTTCCATTATCGAATAAAGCTTGGCAAGAAAATTCTGTGCAATATGCACAATCTATTGCACCAAATCTTCAACTTAAGCAGGCCAATGATGATGTGGAAAATGTTCCACTAATTACAACGACACCCGCTTGTGAT ACCTCAGAAGAACATAAAAGCGAAGTGACAAATGAGAGTAAAGATCctgtaaagaaagaagaaaaacataATACGCAgttaaaaaacataaagatAACTGAACAAATTACTGAAAAACCTACTTTATTAGCAAACACACAGATTACCAAACATAATCACGCAAAAGAATTGAAAg AACACAAAACAGTGATCGTAATCGAAGAGCACGCAAAACCACACGAGAAAACTGATATTATTGCAgaacattttcaaataataaaaaacgatgTTTTAAAGCCTAAAGGTGCTGTGGTGTCATTATCATTAGGACTTATTGCGACTGCGATCGCGGCTGCTTTAATTGTTTGCCGATTGCGAGTAGTAAAACGTCGTGGAAGATATGGACATGGACCTTTTGCGCATGATGCTGATTATTTGGTTAACggaatgtatttataa